The following coding sequences are from one Nicotiana tabacum cultivar K326 chromosome 1, ASM71507v2, whole genome shotgun sequence window:
- the LOC107791076 gene encoding uncharacterized protein LOC107791076 → MGDTYDDVSTYVTRTPQVTQVVDPTADSVMLDSSHPFYLHPSDSPGMVLVSSIFYGKGYGGWRRVIFIALSAKNKLGFISGSFPQPKISSDSFKPWTRCNGMVIFWVLNSLSKEIAESVLYSKTARDIWNELEERFGQSNGPQLYQLQKEITELAQANLDIAGYYTKLKRLWDELDSLDITQHCTCDCSCGGKEKHYKSQQDERLIQFLMGLNNAYAAARSSLLMLSPLPSVNHAYSLLIRDKKQRKVQISQHVLPQSAFVASQ, encoded by the coding sequence ATGGGAGATACATATGATGATGTTTCTACTTATGTCACTCGTACTCCTCAAGTGACGCAGGTTGTTGATCCTACTGCAGACTCCGTCATGCTCGATTCATCTCATCCTTTCTACCTCCACCCATCAGATTCTCCTGGGATGGTGCTTGTTAGCTCCATTTtttatgggaaaggttatggagGGTGGCGAAGGGTCATTTTCATTGCCTTGTCAGCTAAAAACAAACTTGGATTTATATCAGGTTCCTTTCCTCAACCCAAAATTTCATCAGACTCTTTCAAGCCATGGACAAGGTGTAACGGTATGGTCATCTTTTGGGTTTTGAACTCTCTCTCTAAAGAAATAGCTGAGAGTGTGCTTTATTCCAAAACTGCCAGGGACATTTGGAATGAGCTTGAGGAGCGATTTGGGCAGAGCAATGGTCCTCAGCTCTATCAACTACAAAAGGAAATCACAGAGTTAGCCCAAGCAAACCTGGACATTGCTGGATATTATACCAAGCTGAAACGACTTTGGGATGAGTTAGACAGCTTGGACATTACACAACATTGTACCTGTGATTGTTCATGTGGAGGAAAGGAGAAACACTACAAGTCTCAACAAGATGAGAGACTTATTCAATTTCTCATGGGGCTCAATAATGCATATGCTGCAGCTAGGAGCAGCTTGCTTATGCTATCTCCATTACCTTCAGTTAACCATGCTTATTCCCTCCTGATTAGGGATAAGAAACAAAGGAAAGTGCAGATCTCTCAGCATGTTCTTCCTCAGAGTGCTTTTGTTGCATCTCAGTAG